The genome window atactttccaaaaatatatttgtaagagtattttccggaatattttataagttGCGTTTTTGTTCGGTTTACCAAtatttaagtgtgtaacttatatactttattccttgtgatttttggtattaatttgaattgtaaattcttggtatttttgtTAAGTCATATTACTTTAAATCCAAaaatctatctattatactaaatgaATTCTCTTAAGCCACAAGGTTTAATCTTAGCCAatcattttgatgatgtggcattGCTCAAAAGGCTGAGAATTCATCCAAAGGCGGGCTATTCATTTTCTATGCATTAACTTCACGCGGCTTATCAATCCTCGCCCTTCTCTCTTCAATCTAAAACATATTTCCATAATTATTAATTCCTTTCATTCCACGCTTTGTTTccaaatcaaaaaccctaaaatcgGCGTTTCATTCTCCTTATGGTCTCATGTTTCTCTCATCTTCGTCTCCTTTCATAGCCAATATTTTGTTCTAATCTTAAAATTGATTGGGTTTTGTTGAAGACTGTAGATATGCTCTTTGTTTTTCAATCGAATTTAATAGGTACGTTGCCCAATTTGTCTGATGTTTTCCCCCTTTTTGTTTTAGTCATCTTCCAATCACCGACCCTTATTCTCAGTCGTTATGATTTGTTGATGATTTTGAGGATGAGATTGATCGGTCAAATGAGTTGATTAGAATTGCTGAGAGCTTTTCAACCCCTAAATCACTAATCGTTGCGGCTCAGTTATCTGAATGGATTAACCTGTTTTAAAGACTGTACTATGATATATTCTTTCAGGATTTTTGCCCTTTTCTTTAGAATTCAGGTTGCAGAGAGATGGAATAAGATGGCGGAGCGGAAGAGATTTTTGATAATTAGAAGGAAATTTAGCGTATGTTGGAGACCAGTCGCCCACTGCTTCGAATCTAACAGAATCTGCTATGTTTTGGTAAGTGGTTCATATTAATGTTTTGATTTGAAATTTTAGTTTGTTGATTGTGACTTGCGATTTGCCTTTCTTTTGTCGTTATTACAGGTAAACTGATTTTGTATGCTTCCTACGATGATGATCTGATTAAACAACTATTTCGGTAAAAAGAGTTATGAAAAAGAGGAATTATAATTTTGGTTTGAACAAAGCACACTCTTTTAATTGTTTTCGGGTCGGATTTGAGAAAACGAAAGTATTTACATGGTGacctttttatatatttataaaatcaCTCAGAGATTAGTCATTGTTATTATGGATGTTTGAAGTTGGCTCGTGTTTGATTTGTGATCTGCTAGGATTTTGATGAAGCAACTGCAGAACTGGATACCCTAGGAGAGGATTCTTACAAGGACAACCCCCTGATTATGCAGCTTCTTCGCGATAACCTCACGTTGTGGACTTACGACTTGCAGGTTGGCTTTTTTCTTTCGGTTGGATCGTTAACTATAATGGGTTCTTGCTATCTATGTATCAATTATCAATTGCAATGTTGGTTTTATGTAGGGGAGTAGTGCGGAGGAAATTAAAGAAGAACCTAAGGCTGGCAAGTAACGACTTTCCTTTTTTCCTCACGATCGATATATGGTTTGTAACTGTTTGCTTTTTGATTGAAAAAAAATGCTATGCTTTACGAGTATCGAGCAGTAGGAATTTCATGAATTTGTATTCTGAATATTATGCCTAATTTTATTGTGAAAATTAAGCAGCATCACCAACTATTCAGATGAACCACGCTCCTCTTACGCATTTGATCGAACAGGGTATAGGCGAGTGTAAAGTCGAATCTGATAGTTTCTTATGTCTGTTGAATCGAGCCAGGCTCTCGAATGAATTACAGTTATTTGAAATTGATTAACAACTCCTACACCAGGTATAATATTGATTAGAGTGAGATATTGAAGTGGTGACCATGAGGCTGCACTTATGAAGGAGATAAAATTGTTATTTATAGCTTTAACGAATGACCGCGATATAATGTTAAGACTCCGACTTTTGTCCGGGGGTTTGTTGTATCCGATGTCCGGAGGTTGAGTTGTCTTCTGAAGTTTGGTGAGGATTTCTTTCTCAATAAATGGGGTTATTTTGAGATCTTTCTAAATGATGGGTTTTTTGGGATATAAACGGGGTCTTTTTTTACGTTTTAAAAGTGGCTTCTCCATGAACAGCAAGTCCGGATGATAACACATGGATGTAAACAAGTCAAATGATACGTGAGTTACTTGACATCAGCTAATTAAAAGCATGAATTAAGACAAGCTTAATCGGCCCTAGCTATATAGGCTTTCTTAGTTTAAACTTTAATCAGCGACTATGAATTTGGTATTTTTCTTCTACCCGTACTTGGCAACAACCAAATATTAGTATAGTAATGTATCTAAATTGGTTGTTGTATATAGCGTGCATAAACTTCGATTGCTTATTCAAGATTATATGCACATTAGAGAGTACACTAAGTCATTTGGGAGTTGCTTATTCACCCCCACAACACTATCCAGTTGTTATTATATACTATTGTATCTAATTTTTTCCCCTAAGTTTACCTCAtggttgatttttttttattaaaacacaGGTACAGGAACACTCTACATCCTGACTGTATTACCGACTTTTTTATGTGATATACTACTACCACTCTTCGTTAATTCCATATTTGTTTTACCAAATAAGTTAATTTATTGTCACTCTTATAACCCACTTTGCGGGGCAAGACGACAAATACAAGAGGCATTCACATTCTCAGATAAATTGCACAAGGTCATATATCACCCTTACgttctttttaattttaatacTTATAAGAATACCATAAATATATTATTGTCATAGATTTTATAGATTTTTTATATAACGATGGTGTTTGTTGCCGTGAAAGACGAGAGTGCACACAAAAAAAGTTAGCTCTCCTGCTAAGTTATGCATCAACGGTGAGCTACTTTTGAATAATTAGTTTTTATTGATAATTGTTGTGTGATTTTTTCGATGAATCAGGTGATGACAACGGTGTTGAAGATACCATTACACTGCCGAGGATGCATCAAGAAGATTCAAGATCCGGACAGGAAGACCGAGggtaaataaatatttatgtGGGTAAATAACTATTTATGGAAATCATATTTTGAGTAGTGCGAGTGACACCATCTTTTAACGTTGTTAACTATCGGTGTGAATACTTACAGGGTTTGTGGAGATATCGATGAATAAGAGCAATGATTTGGTGAGGGTAAAAGGAGCAATGGACATGAAGTTATTGACGATAACTTTAAGGACAAAATAAATAGAGTGGTGGAAAGAAGGGGAAGGGTTACGGGGAGTGGGAATGGAAGGAAAGTGGTGTTGGTGGGCCGACAATGGCTGGGTATAGCCATAGGATGGAGTATTTTGCTGGTCAAGGTTAATACAAGTATTCACAATATGTAAGTTAACCTGGTTTTGTCGCTTTGGACAATGCATGACGCTTTTTAATCAAGATATGAGAAGTTAGGGTTTTCTTTTAATTCGCAGTCAGTTTTCTACTTTCAAGATTTTACTGGAGGTGGCAATTTCAACTAGTATATCTCTAACGGgtcaaacatataaaataaaaaatatttagatAAAACCTTCTTCTGAACCAAGTTATTCGACAAGTTATATTATTATTGATTGCTTATAAAAATGGTTAAGCTTTCTGGGTCAACAAAACATGGTCGGGTCTGTTTCAACCTATGCCAGAAAAATATAAAGTTTTTGGTGTTGAGGCGTTACTCAACCTCCCTATTTTGCCACCTCTATTGTCCAGTTTCGGATAATAATGCATTATAACTACTTTTGAATTCTGACAAAGTATCAGACATTTGTAAGCGAAATAAACTTAAGTTGATTGACATTTGTAAGCGAAATAAACTTAAGTTGATTGTGGCACACATAGGTTATATGTTTTAAACTTATATGCAAATCATTCTTCTTCCTTCAGTATTATTATTTTCGGTTCATGGGTCAGAAGGCCATCAGTGCATTGGAATGCATACTGCTGTCGCATATCAACATGGTGCACATTCTTTCCTCTCATAAGAAATATTCTACTTCATATTTGTTGAACTTTTAAACTGTTTGTCtttttttaggttattttacTTGAAGAAGTTGTTACGAGTCAGAGCAACATATCTCAACGTAATGCAAATGTCGAAAGTTTTAGGCGAGCAGCTAAACAGTGGGCACCCAGTATGGCCCGTTGCGATTCACGGTCATTATACGGATGCTGGTGACTCAGCGGGCCGGTTATCCGGTGCGTTAAACATACCAATGCTTTTCACGGGTCATTCGCTTGGTCAAGATAAGTTGGAACAACTTTTGAGACAAGGAAGATTAACGAAAGATGAAATTAACACTACGTACAAAATCATGCGGAGGGTAGAGGCGGAAGAATCGAGTCTTGATTCATCTGAGGTGGTTATTACTAGCACCCGGCAGGAGATTGATGAGCAGTAGCGGTTGTATGACGGGTTTGACCCGGTTCTGGAAAGGAAACTTCGGGCTAGGATTAGGCGTAATGTCAGCTATTATGGCAGGTTCATGCCTCATATGGTTGTAAGTACCAAAATGTTCTTATGTTCTGTTTCTCCTCTTCAAGtcttaaatgggtcaaaatgggttgaCTTTTGTATGTGTCAAAATGGGCTGGGTTGGGTTGACGCAAACCCATTTTATCCATTTTTTTATAACAAGTAATTAGTGCATCAAACacgattaaaaaaaattatattagtTCAGCAATAATCtatttttaaaattgtttttgaagGTTTTATGCATTAAAAATAGACTTTGGACGACCTTTTAGGGGTGTAAATTTTTACACGACCCGTAAACACGACACGATTATGTGCTAATCCTTTCTTTTGATTATGTTATTAGAAAACATGTGCTAATTCTTTTTTTGAATTgttaaataacattttttttgtatgttttggtgACTGTGTAACCACATGAAAGGTGAGTTTGTGGTAGTTTAGATGTTTCATTCAGTTAAGAACGAGTGCGAAATGAGCTGACTGATGTTTTGGGTAGGTTTGTATTGTATTGCAGAGAAGGATCGCGAGTTGGGGTTCGCGCATAGTGAAATTAAAGGTATGAAAGCCGTTGATGTGTTTAAAGAAAACTAACCTGAAGAGGTGCATATAAGTTCGACGTAAAAAGATGATAATGCTTCGGTTCAAtcagttttgaaaaaaaaaatagactaaatagttaaatatggttttagaaAATAACAAACTAAACCAGAAAGGGTGGCTTAGTAGTTTGGCGAGTCGGTTGTGACGATTTGAACTGatcttttcttttttatttaaattcTTATAGTTCAATGGTTCAAACGAGACATTCAGTGAATGAGTATGGTTGCGTCTAGGGTGAACTGCCGGCTGAAGCGACATAGGGAACAGCCAGGGGTATTTTTTGTATTTAAAACCTGGATTTCTAGACAACAAGATGCTTTATACAAATTGAATTACTGATACATGTTTTTAACGTTTTCTGTATGACAATGAGGAGACATGGAGGAGTACTGGTACAATGGATTAGCCCTGCAAGTTGTTCAGTCTTTTTGTCCGATCAGTTTGATCCTCCTAAAGTTCTTTGTGGTAAACCCTAATATATGTGTACTTTAGTTTTTTGGTATTACCAGTTTGGAGTGCCGGGCAAACGGTTGTGATTGGAGCCTTAACATCTGCAGCCGCATTTGGAATGGCTAAGGCTGTGCAGGGGTAGTAAATGGTTACTTTGTTATTGGTTctggttttttttttcacttttaaaGTCACACATGTTTTTTACTTTTGATATTGTAATTGAGCTCTATGGTAGATTACAATTAAATTGATTGAATGGTTACACAAGTATGAAAAGTTTCACATGCTAAAAACCTCAATACTTAGTCTGATGCATTATTTTTGTTGTTTAGGCAAAAATGGTGCTTGATGAGGTGGGACCAGGAGTGTAAGCCAAAATACACACACATTTATGTCATGATATTTTGTCTGACCATTTATTTATCTAAATGCAATTACCCGAGCGTACCTATGCCTACCCGAGCGCATATTGATTTGGGAGGTACTAATGTTTGTGAGTACTGTAAAGATTCTATTTTTTTGTATGAAGAGCGGCTGAAATTGTCCCCTTAAAAGAGTAGACTGAAATACAATACGTGTTGTGGCGGAGGCGCTGTACGAATTGACTTTCCAAAGGACCTGCCAATGTCGATAAAAGATCTATATTCTATACTACATTTTATGGCAAACATACGCGCTGCGGAACCATACCAGGGTCGTAACGAACTAACTGATACCGGCCAAACAACACCGGTACGgatatttgtttttatggttttcactCGATGTAAAAGACGTGTCGATGTTGGCGTATTCTCCTTTCTGCAC of Helianthus annuus cultivar XRQ/B chromosome 1, HanXRQr2.0-SUNRISE, whole genome shotgun sequence contains these proteins:
- the LOC110937162 gene encoding sucrose-phosphate synthase-like, producing FGEGKRSNGHEVIDDNFKDKINRVVERRGRVTGSGNGRKVVLVGRQWLGIAIGWSILLVKVNTSIHNIIIIFGSWVRRPSVHWNAYCCRISTWLFYLKKLLRVRATYLNVMQMSKVLGEQLNSGHPVWPVAIHGHYTDAGDSAGRLSGALNIPMLFTGHSLGQDKLEQLLRQGRLTKDEINTTYKIMRRVEAEESSLDSSEVVITSTRQEIDEQ